The Bosea sp. AS-1 region GCCCGGCCGTGAACCTTCGACGATGCCGAAGGGTATCTCAAACCCGTCGAACGGCTTGAGAAGACCGGTATAAATGCGCGGCCTTCCGCTGCGCAGTTCGGGCAATTCTTTCATGTCTTATGTCTTTCCGCCTTGCGGTGCTCAGCTCGCCCGCCCTTCAAACGCCGTCAGAAAGCTCTGGAGATACCCGCCGAGAGCAGGGCTCAGATAGCCGCCCTCTTGCACGAGAAGCGTTGGAACCTGCAGACCCGCGATCCTGCGCGCGGCCTCGGCAAATCCGTCGCCCGTGATCTTGAAAGTGCCAACCGGGTCCTCGGCTCCGGCGTCGAAGCCCAGCGACACCACCAAAGCACCCGGCGCAAATCCACGAATGCGGGAAACCGCTGCTTCGATAGCCTTGAGCCACGGTTCGTTCCCGGTTGCCCAGGGCAAGGGCTGATTGAAATTCGCCCCCTTGCCTTGCCCTGCCCCAGTCTCGTCCGCATAGCCTGCGTAGTAGGGCGCGGACAGGGACGGGTCGACATGGATCGATGCAACGAACACATCCGGGTCTTCCCAGAAGACGAATTGCGTGCCGTTGCAGTGATGCACGTCGATATCGATGATCGCGACCTTGCCGAATGAACGCATCAGGCGACGCGCGGCGATCGCGGCATTGTTGAGGAAACACACGCCCGTCATCAGGTCGGGATAGGCATGGTGACCGGGAGGGCGACACATCGCGTAGACAGGTCCGTTGCCCGCCGAAAGCCTATCTGCGCCATGGACGGCCACCTGCGCACTCGCGAAAACGGCCCTCCAGGTGTCCGTCACGATGGGGCAGGACGTTGAATTGCTATACCAGCCCAACTCGCCGAGCAGCTCGGTAGGCCTGCGATACATGCGATGCGTCGGGTGAACGTTGGGAATGACAACCGGACCGTAGTCCGGATGCTCGATCCAGCGGGAGTGAACGCTCTTCAGGAATTCCACATAATCCCGATCGTGAACCGCCGCGATCGCGTCCGCCTGATCAAGCGGAGCAACGGCAATCTCGAGCTTCAGCTGCGTTACGATGTCGAGGAAGACGCGATAGCGCTCCGCCCGGTCGGGCTGCGCGATAAACTTCCCCGTGCGGAATACCTGATCAGGATCGTGGAGAGCCTGATCAGGATGATGAATCACAAGCATCGAGCCTATTTCTCCGAAGGAACCTCAGTCGAGGGAGCGTCCACGCGTCTCAGGGGTCAGAACCAGATGCGTGACGAGCGTGATCAGGCAGACCGCCATCACGTAGAGCGAGATGTAAAGCGGCCCGCCGAGCTGCTGCAGCCACGTCGCCACCATTGGTGCGGTCCCTCCGAAAATCGCCGCGCACACCGCATAAGGAATACCGATTCCCGATGTCCGGACCCGGGTTGGAAACAGTTCGGCAAACACCGTTCCCAGAACCGCATTGTTCATGGAGATGAAGATGGCTCCGACGACGGCCACGAAGACGAACGTGCCGAATCCAAGCTGGGGCACCGCCAGCATCGACAGCAGCGGATAGGTAAAGAGCAAGAAGCAGAGCGCGGCACCGATCAGGAACGGCTTTCGGCCGATCCGGTCGGAAATATAGGCGAAGAGCGGCACGCCGATGCAATAAGCGACGCTGGCGAGCACGCTTCCGGCGAAACCGGACGCCTTGTCCAATCCTCCGACAATATTGGCGTAGGTCGGAAGGAAAATCATCCAAAGGTAATACTGAAGTCCATTCATCTGCACGACGAATACGATAAAGACCTCTTTCGGAAACTCCGCGATAGAAGCCAAAATAGCAGCCGCACTGAGTTTCTGCTTGTCTTTTACTTTTTCGAAAGACGGCGTTTCCGACAATCCGGCACGCAGATACAGCCCGAAGACAGAAAGCGCGGCGCCGATCAGGAAAGGCACCCTCCAACCCCAGCTCGTCAGCATGTCGGGCGGGAAATACCTTGTCGTCAGGCTCGCAACACCGGTCGCGACGAGGACGGCAACGCCGATGGAGAGCTGTTGCGGGGACGCAGCCAGGGCCCGGTTACGGGTGGAGGCATGCTCGTTCAGGAACGTGATGGCGATCTGGTATTCGCCGCCCGCCGAGAAGCCTTGAAGCAACCGCGCGCAAACGATCACGATTGGTGCCGCGATGCCGATCTGTGCATAGGTCGGGCAGATTGCGATCAGCAGGCTTCCGATGCCAGCCATGATGATCGTCGCAGCCAATAGCGTCCGGCGGCCGTATTTGTCCGACAGCGGCGACAGGACGAAAGCCCCGATTGGGCGCCCGAGAAAGCCGATCGCGAAGGCCGAAAAGCTTGCGATGAGGGATACGGCCGGGTCATGGGCCGGAAACATCTGGGCAGCGAAGATCCCGGCCAGAAATCCATAGATCGACCAGTCATACCATTCGATGAAATGCCCGAACGCCCCTCCGAGGAGCGTCCGCGCTTTTCCATGCTGGTCAACTCGGCTTGCCTGCACATCCGCTGTCATCGTCTTTCCCCAGTTTGCCCGCGCCCGAGCTGTTTATTGTTGCGTCGACCTGATCGCCGCGAGCTTCCATTCCACCATCTCGGTCAGAAGAAGCAGGTTTTTCTCGAAATATTCCGGCGGCTTATCCAGGAAACGCTCAAGGCTTAACCCACGGATCGCGATCAGCATGAACTCGAATAACGAGCCGTATTCATGCATTTTTGGATGACTAATTATGTTCTTGGCGACCCAAGGATACAGAATTCGCTGCATCGTTTCCTGACGGTGCGCAATAACCTTCGTATGAAACTCTGTGTCTTTGCGCGTGCCGATGATAATCTCCCAGATCGCCCAGTATTCTGGATCGCCATAGATCTCCCAAAGGTGACGGATAAGGTCGTGAACGTTGACTGTCTCGCCACCAGCGTGAACGATCATGTCGAGCCCCCGAGCTACGCGCTCGCTAGCCCGATCGAGAACGCCAAGCATCAGATCGTCCTTCGACGAATAATGATGGTGTAGCGCTCCGGTTGTGAGCCCCGCATGGCGCGCGATGAGTGCCGTGGTGGTCCCGGCATACCCGATCGATTGGAGAAGGACGGTGGCCGATTCGATCAAGGCCCGTTGCGTTTCCGCGCTCCGGTCCGCCTGTTTGCGCGCTGCTCGCATCGAATGCGGAATCCCCCAAATAAGATACCAACCAGTTAGTATGTAACTTCCCAGAATGTCAAAGGGATTCAGGGCTAGCGCGGCGACAGGCGACGACACCTGAGATTTGATGCGGATGTCCGCGGAAGATTCGCGAATATTACCGCGAAGTCAGCCGAGGGATTCGGCTCCCTGCACGCAGCCGAGCAGCGGCTGAGTTTTCGAGCAGTTCGCCTTTAACAATGCCGGCCTCGCTGAGGTTCTAGTCTCTGGTTGCTGGTCAAGCTGATCCAGTTAAGGGCAATCTGCGCCAAGAACGGACATTAAAGAGGCGCCCGCAAGCGGACGTTCGCGCCAAAAAATTGCGAACGCCCTGCCCTCAGGTGCTTTGCCAGCCGAGACTAGCGCTGCGTCGCACTGCTGGGCGCCAGATCCATCTCATCGCGTTCGTTGCTGAACCTCAGATAGATTGAGACACCTGCTCGACCACATTCGCATAGGCCTTCGCGGCCCGCAGGATATGCTCTCGCAGGATGACGCGGAGAGTATCCCTGTCTCCTCGCTCGAACGCCTCGACAATCTCGCGATGCTCCGAATAGGAGGTATCGCGCTCCCAGGACCGATCGACGGAAAGATGCGCGCGCAGCGCCGCAACCTGCCATGAGATCGTTGCGAAGGCGTTGGCGACGAAGAGATTGCCGCAGTTGCGGAAGAACACGGCGTGAAACTCGGTATCGCTGCTGGCATAGGCCGTGCCGTCCTGCTCGCGATGCGCCTTCTCCATACTGGCCAGCGACGTCTTGAGTTCGGCCGCCGTGCTGTCTGCCGCACCCTCGAGGCAAAGTGTAACGGCCTCCGTTTCCAGCATGAGCCGAAAGCTCGCGAGCTGCTTCACATCCTCCAGCGAGGGATCAAACACGAACGCGCCACGGTTGGGCACGATGGTCACGAGGCCGAGAGCGGCCAGGCGGCCCAGCGCGGCGCGCAGCGGCGTGCGGCTCACGCCAAGCGCCAGCCCCGTCTCGTCTTCCGGAAGCGCATGGCCGAACGGCAGCTCGGCATTCACGATGGCATCGCGCAGGCGCTGTTCGACCATTTCCGCGAGCGAGCGCGGATGTTCCAGCGCCTGCAGGCCCGGCGTGCGTTCGCTCGTCTTGGCGCGAGGCTTGGTCGGACGACGGCTGGGATACATGTCTCGGCTCAGGCGTAGCGGCTCAAGCCGAGCACGCCCTCATAGTCGTGGATCGGCATGAGCTCGTCGGCCCAAGTCGCCGTAGAGCCGTTCTGGTTAAGGTCCGAGGCGAAGCGCTGCATCAGCCGAGCATAGGCCAGCGTGGCCGACAAGGGGAAGGCCAGTAACTTGAAGCCGATTGCTTCGAACGCGGCAGCGTCGAGCGGCGGCGTACGGCCATCGACGGAGTTGAACATCATCGGCGCGTCGATACTGCGCACCGCCCGGCGCATCTCCTCTTCGCTCTGCAGCATCTCGATCAGCACAAGATCGGCGCCGGCCTCGGCATAGGCCTTGCCGCGCGCGATCGCCTCATCCAGCCCGAGGACCAGCCGCGCATCGGTGCGGCCGATGATCAGCATGTCGGGATTGCGTCGCATCTTCACCGCGTGGCGGATCTTCTCGGCATGCTCCTCCGCGGGGACCAGCGAGAGCCCGCTCATCGCGCCGCATTTCTTTGGCGTCACCTGATCCTCGAGGTGCAGGGCGGCGACGCCCGCCGCCTCGTATTCCGCGATGGTGCGGGCGACGTTGTTGAGATTGCCGTATCCGGTATCGGCATCCGCAATCAGCGGCACGGAGATGCTGGCCGCGATCGCGCGGGCGCGACTCGCCATCTCGGTCAGCGTTAGCAGGCCGAGATCAGGCGCGCCGAGCATCGCCGCGGAGAGCCCGTTGCCCGTCATGTAGACGGCTTCAAACCCGGCTTGTTCGAGGATTCGCGCGCCGAGCGCGTCATGGCAGCCCGGCGCCACGACAAGACCGGGGGCGTTCAATCTTGCTCTCAGCGTCCGAGGCATAATTGTGTCCTGTGTCCTGTATACAATTGTTGCGTCGATATGAACCGCATGTTAGGAGCCTGTCAACAACAGCGCTTTCTGGCGCGATGACGGGGAAATGCAGATGCTGGCGCAAGCGCAGCCGATTGCCGCTATCGCCCTCCCGGCGGAGCTCACGGAGGGGTTGAAGGCGCTGCTCGGGCGTCGTTTCGCGACCTCGGCGGCCGACCGAGAGCATCACGGTCGCGGTGAATCCTATCATGCCGGCTTGGCTCCCGATGCCGTCTGCTACGCCGAGAGCACCGAGGAGGTCGCCGCGATCGTCCGGCTCTGCGCCGCCCATCGCACGCCGATCGTGCCGTTTGGGGCCGGCACTTCGCTCGAAGGCCATGTGACGGCTGTACGGGGCGGCGTCTGCGTCGATCTCAGCCGCATGAACACGATCCTCTCCGTCCGCCCCGAGGATCTCGACGCGACGGTGCAGGCTGGGGTGACGCGCCAGCAGCTGAACAGCGATCTGCGCGATCTTGGCCTCTTCTTCCCGATTGATCCCGGCGGCGAGAGCACCATCGGCGGCATGGCGGCGACGCGCGCCTCCGGCACCAACGCCGTCCGCTACGGCACGATGCGCGAGAACGTCGTTTCCCTGACCCTGGTGACCGCTGAAGGCGAGATCGTCCGGACGGCGCGCCGCGCCCGCAAATCCTCGGCCGGCTACGACCTGACGCGCCTGCTCGTCGGCTCGGAGGGAACGCTCGCGATCATCACCGAGGTCACGGTGCGGCTCTACGGGATTCCCGAGGCGGTCAGCGCGGCGACCTGTTCCTTTCCCTCCGTCTCGCGGGCGGTCGATCTTGTCGTCGCCGTCATCCAGAGCGGCATTCCGGTCGCCCGTGTCGAACTGCTCGACGAAACGACCATCCGTGCCGTCAACAATTACAGCAAGCTCGGATTGAACGAGGCGCCGACACTGTTCTTCGAGTTCCACGGCTCGCAGGCCGGGGTCCGGGAGCAGGCGGAAACGGTCGAGGCGCTGGCGGCCGATTTCGAGGGGCTGGGCTTCGTCGCGGCGGCCGATGCCGACAGCCGCACCCGCCTCTGGAAAGCCCGGCACGACACGCATTACGCAGTCCAGGCCCTGCGCCCCAACGCGAAGCTCTGGAGCACGGATGTTTGCGTGCCGATCTCGGCGCTCGCCCCCTGCATCGCGGAGACGCAGGCCGACATCGCCGGCGCCTCCTTCCCGATCAGCATGGTCGGCCATGTCGGGGACGGCAATTTCCATCTCGGGCTGGTGATCGATCCATCCGACCCGCGGGAGCTCGCGGAGGCGGCGGCGATCAACGACCGGCTGGTACGTCGTGCACTGGCGCTGGACGGCACCTGTACCGGCGAGCACGGCGTCGGCACAGGCAAGATCAAGTTCATGCGGCTCGAACATGGCCCGGCCGTCGACATGATGCGGAAGGTCAAGCGGGCTCTCGACCCGCTGAACATCCTCAACCCGGGCAAGGTTCTGCCCGAAGACTGAGCCCCATTTTGCCAAAGAACGAGTCCGGCCTCGAAGCCGGCCAATCACCATCAGCGGAGGAAACCATGAACAGCTTCACCACCCGCCGGGGCTTCCTGGCCGGCGCGACCGCGACAAGCGTCTGCGCCCCCACTATTCTCCGCGCAGCCGCGCCGATTTCGCTGCGCGTATCGTCCGCAGCGCCCACCGACAAGTTCGGCGCGCACTACCTTTGGTACAAGCCCTTCTCCGAACAGATCGCCAAGCTCGCCGGCGACCGCATCAAGCTCGAATACTTTCCGAACGGACAGCTCGGCAAGGAAGCCGACGTCGTCAACCAGGTGAAGGTCGGCTCCGTCGACATGATGCTGACCGGTGCCTCGATCTGGGCCACCGTTGTCCCCGAGTTCGGCATGCTCGACCTCGGCTTTCTCTTCAACAGCTACGATCATTGCTCGAAGGCGCTCGATGCCGGCGTCGGCGAGGCCTATGACAAGATGCTGGCCGACCGCACCGGCGTGAACATCCTGGGCTGGGGCTTTCAGGTCGGAGCGCGAAGCATCTACACCAAAAAGCCGATCGCGAGCGTTGCCGAGCTCAAGGGCGTGAAGTTGCGCGTTCTGCCGACCAAAGCGTTCATCGACACCTTCAACATCATCGGCGCGACGCCCACGCCGATCCCGATCAACGAACTTTATACCGCGGTGCAGACCGGCGTCGTTGACGGCTTCGAGCATGATCCCGGCACCGCGATCGCCTACAAACTCTATGAGGTCACCAACCGCGGCTTCCTCACCCGCCATGTCTATACGCCGATGCTGGCCTATATCGGCAAGCGCGGCCTCGCCAAGATTCCCGCAGACCTGATGCCGGCCTTCCGCCAGGCAGCGGCGGAGGCAACGCGCGCCTCCCGCTCCGAGGTCAAGGATGTCGAGGCCGAAGCGGTCGCCGACCTCAAAGGCAAGGGCATGGTCTATACCGAAGTGCCGGAAGCCGAGATCGCGGAGCTCAAGCGCCGCATGGCGAGCGAGCTCTACAAGCCCTACCTCGCGCAATACCCTGCGACCGCCCCCCTCTTCGAGAAGATCCAGGCGGCCGCCTGACGTCTCGCCCGAGCAACTTCAAGAAGAGCGCCGGCCGTCACACGAGCCGGCCACCAGGAGGATATGCGCATGGACGCCGTCGCTCTTGCCGGCAGCGCGCACGAAACGCGCCCGGCCCAGGACCGCTTCGCCGCGCGCGTCCTGTTCTTCATCGAACATCTCGGCGGTGCGATCCTGGCAATCGACGTAGCGGTCGTCTTCCTCTCGGTCGTCTTCCGCTACTTCCTGCACGCGCCCTTTGATTGGGCCGAAGAGGTCGCCGCGGGATTGATGACGACGATGGTCTTCATTGGCGCGGCCAGCGTACTTGCCCGCTCGCAGCATATCGGCATCGAGGTGCTCGTGCTCATGCTGCCGCCCCCTGGCCGCGCGATCGCCGCCGCGGCCGCCGCCTGGATCACGCTGCTGGTTTCGGCCACGCTTCTAGTCTCCAGCTTCCAGCTCTTCGAGGATACCGCCAGCCAACTCACGCCGACCGGGCTGCCACAATGGATCTTCCTGCTGCCGGTTTTGTTCGGCGGGCTCGTGATGGCGGCCTTCGCCCTGGTCAATGTGCTGAAGGTGCCGACCGGTCCGCGCTGGACGGCTCTCGTCCCGCTGCTCGCGCTCTGTATCCTGATCGCCGGCTGGAACATGCTGCTGTCTCAGTTCTCGCTGGCGCCGATCCATCTTCTGGCCATCGCCTCGGTCGGCGGTTTGCTGATCGGGGTGCCGATCGCCTTCGCGCTGGCTTTCGGTGCCATGGCTTATTTCCTGGCCGATCCTTCGCTGCCCATGCTCATCTGGGCGCAGCAGGTCGCCTCCGGCGCCAACCATTTCGTGCTGCTCGCCATTCCCTTCTTCGTGCTGGCCGGACTGACGATGGAGAGCAACGGCATGTCCGCGCGCCTCATCGAGCTGCTGCTGCGGATGATGGGGCGGCTGAAAGGCGGCATGAATCTCATCGTTATCATCGCAACTGCCCTGTTCTCAGGCGTGTCCGGCTCCAAGCTCGCAGACATCGCGGCGGTCGGCGGCGTCATCATGCCGGCGGTCCGCAAGACCGGGCAGGACGAGAACGAGACCGCCGGCCTGCTCGCCTGCACGGCGGTGATGGCCGAGACCATTCCTCCTTGCGTCAACCTGATCATCTTCGCCTTCGTCTCGAACATCTCGATCGGGGGGCTGTTCATGGCCGGCCTCGTTCCGGCCGGGCTTATGGCTGCGGCGCTCGCCGTCGTCGCGGTGATCTACGGCACCCGCGTCGATGTCGAGAAGGTCTTCGTCGGCGGCACCAAGCGGCCGATGCTGCCGCTGATCCTCGGCGCCGGCGTGACCCTAGCGATGATCCTGATGATCGGCCGCGGCGTCACCGCCGGCATCGCGACTTCGACGGAGATCTCCGCCTTCGCCGTGGTCTATGCCTTCCTGATCGGCGGGCTCGCCTTTCGCGAGCTGAGCTGGCGGCTGGTCGTCCAGCTCTTCGTGCGCTCGGCGGCCATGACCGGCAGCATCCTGTTCATCGTCGCGGCGGCATCGAGCCTGTCCTATGCCATCACCATCGAACGGATTCCGGACCAGATCTCTACGCTCATGATCGGCATCGGCCATGCGGTGGGTCCGATCGGCTTCATCCTCGTCAGCGTCGTGGTGATGGCCTTCTTCGGCATGATCCTGGAAGGCGCGCCGGCGCTCATCCTGTTCGGGCCGCTGCTGACGCCGATCGCGATCAAGCTCGGCATCAACCCGCTGCAGTTCGGCACGATCATGGTGGTCGCGATGGGGCTTGGCTTCTTCGCGCCGCCCATCGGCGTCGGCCTGTTCGCAACGGCGGCGATGACGGGGACCAAGGTCGAGAACGTGACGCGGCCGATGATGAAATATATCGCCGTCCTGATCGTGGCGCTGTTCGCGCTAGTGATTTTCCCCGTCTTCTCGCTCTGGCTGCCGCGCTATTTGGGAATGACGGGCTGATAGTCCTCAAGACCGCAGATGGCGCGGGGCCGAGCAATGCACCCGGTCCTGACGCCGTTTGTGCCGACACTGCGCCCAAAGCAGAAGTGACATGACTACCGTGACCCGGACATTCGGGATCAGATGGCGCACACAAACCTGGCGCGCATCGATCTCCGCAATTCCTCCCGCTACTGGCGCGGTCCTCGGTTTCCGGGCCTGAGCTGCCTCGTCGCTGATTTCACCAGCATGACTACCCCCATAGCCACGAAGCTTTCGTGGTCGCAGTCACCGAGGCTGTCGGCGCGGGGCTCAAGAGCCGTGGACGGACCGATGAGGCCAAGGCCTCGGCCCTGCTGGTAATGCAACGCCAGATTCACCGCGGTGGCTCAACCCTGCGAACGCCATCGAGATCCCTCGCTCGAGGCGCTGCCATCGTCGTCAGCAATTCCGTCGACCGTAAATCAAGCACGCGCGGCGCCTCAGGCTCCCAGCGCCAGAACGCGAGCAATATCGGCGCCACCGCGCGCTCCACGACCTGGCTGAACACACATCACGATTAGCTTCGCGGCGAGAATGCGCCGGTTGCAGGACGTTTTTGCAGCGCGCGGAACCGCTACCTATCGGGGATGTTTGCCACCTTAGGGGGCAACTAGGAGATCGATCGATGAGAAAGATCATTCTTGCTGCCAGCATTGCCTTGTTGCCTGTTGTGGCCGCCGCACAAGGCTCCGGCGGGACGGCTGGCGGTGCGGCCGGTGGCTCAGCGGGTAACGGCTCCGGCGGGACGGCTGGGGCCGCCAGCGGCACGAGCGGGGCAGATAGCGGAAGGGGCGGAACGGGCGGTAGTGGCGCTTCGGTCGGCGGGCAATCTGATGCCGGCTCGGGTGGCTCTGCCAACGGCGCCCCGGCAGGTGGAATTACCGCCAATCTGGCACCGCGCTTCAAAACCTACGTCACAGAACACGAGGTGCCATCCTACACCTATAGTGAAGGCCTGCGAGTTGGCGCAGTCCTCCCCGAGACCGGTATCACCTATGGCGAGGTTCCCGCGGAATTCGGAACGAGAGGCTATCGCTATACAATCGTCAATGACCAGCCGGTCATCGTCGAGCCAAGGACGCGCCGCGTCATTCAGGTCATCGAATAGACGCGTTCCATCTTACATCCAGCGCCCGGCCCCGAAGGGCCGGGCGCTGCTTGAGCCAAACAAATTGATCCGAATGTCGCGACCGGCGCGAGGGCCAGGGGTCATAACCTTGTGAAATCTCAGCGCCGCCTCAGATCGACTATCTCGATCGTCCCGCTGGGCTGCGCCCGGACACTCTTTCTCTCCAGCGGGGCCGGCTTTCCGTGGTGTTTTTCGGCCGCGGTGCCCTCCGGATCATCCGGCTCATAGGGAGGATGAGGACCTGTCGGATGCCCGGATCGTGGGTTCGGCCCGGCGCGATATTCGTTCTGCTCGCCGGGCTGGCCCGGTCGCGGGACCGTGTTGAAGTGCCCAGGGGAAGAGGCATCGCCCTGGATCGGCCGGCTCTCCCACCTCTGGACGGCAGCAACGAGTTCCGCCATCTCGGCCGCCTCCGGCGTCCCTTCCTCGGCACCCGTTATCTCACGGATTCGTGCCTGGGCAGCCTCATAAGCTTCAACGCTTTGGATATTCATCTGCTTCATTCCCGCTTGCCCCCGCGAAGTGGTCGGCGGCTGCCACGGACCGGCCGGACACCTCGCCGGCAGCATTGCTTCACCCGAGCCAACGCACATCGTGAAGACTGTGTTCCTAGGCAGCAGGCGGTTATGGTGCTTGCTGGGAGGTTCAAGGGCCTGCAGATCTGTGGGGCTTTTCGGAGCGCCTCGCTGGTCGACCTAGCCGGCCTTCTGCTCGCGCAGTGTCTTCGGGTGATAGATATCGAAGCCTATGATAATCGCTTCCATGACCGTCACCATCAGAGGAGCAGCTTTGCGGGGCGGTGGCGGTTGGGTATTGGTCGTGAGGCTCGCCTGGCAGGATTCACATATTGAGCTGAACCCGAAAGCTTGGGGGCCGTTCCGCAATTTGCCGCGTAGCGGCAGGTGCGGCGAGCGCATCGCCTTCATCGTTTGAAGAGGTTGGGAATGAGGGGACCCAATTGGCAGACTGTGGCGACCGTCACCTTCTGCGCACTCACCATCAGCACTGCGGGCCTCGCGGCGGACGCGAAGAAAGGCGATTTTCTGCAGGATTACATTACCTGCGGGACGTGGGCTCAAAGCGAGAAGACAGATACCGAGCTTCACGCGGCGATAGGAAAATGGATGGTCGACTATCTGCGTCGGCACTCGCCCTCCGGATTGGAGGCGCTTCCTGACAAGGAAATCCGGAACATCGTCGAGCGACAATGCTCCGTCCAGGCTGATCGGAGTCTGAGCGTCGCCGTGTTCCTGTCTGGCACTTTGCTACCAGATTAGTCCTGAACGGCTTG contains the following coding sequences:
- a CDS encoding TRAP transporter substrate-binding protein — protein: MNSFTTRRGFLAGATATSVCAPTILRAAAPISLRVSSAAPTDKFGAHYLWYKPFSEQIAKLAGDRIKLEYFPNGQLGKEADVVNQVKVGSVDMMLTGASIWATVVPEFGMLDLGFLFNSYDHCSKALDAGVGEAYDKMLADRTGVNILGWGFQVGARSIYTKKPIASVAELKGVKLRVLPTKAFIDTFNIIGATPTPIPINELYTAVQTGVVDGFEHDPGTAIAYKLYEVTNRGFLTRHVYTPMLAYIGKRGLAKIPADLMPAFRQAAAEATRASRSEVKDVEAEAVADLKGKGMVYTEVPEAEIAELKRRMASELYKPYLAQYPATAPLFEKIQAAA
- a CDS encoding GntR family transcriptional regulator; this translates as MYPSRRPTKPRAKTSERTPGLQALEHPRSLAEMVEQRLRDAIVNAELPFGHALPEDETGLALGVSRTPLRAALGRLAALGLVTIVPNRGAFVFDPSLEDVKQLASFRLMLETEAVTLCLEGAADSTAAELKTSLASMEKAHREQDGTAYASSDTEFHAVFFRNCGNLFVANAFATISWQVAALRAHLSVDRSWERDTSYSEHREIVEAFERGDRDTLRVILREHILRAAKAYANVVEQVSQSI
- a CDS encoding histone deacetylase family protein → MLVIHHPDQALHDPDQVFRTGKFIAQPDRAERYRVFLDIVTQLKLEIAVAPLDQADAIAAVHDRDYVEFLKSVHSRWIEHPDYGPVVIPNVHPTHRMYRRPTELLGELGWYSNSTSCPIVTDTWRAVFASAQVAVHGADRLSAGNGPVYAMCRPPGHHAYPDLMTGVCFLNNAAIAARRLMRSFGKVAIIDIDVHHCNGTQFVFWEDPDVFVASIHVDPSLSAPYYAGYADETGAGQGKGANFNQPLPWATGNEPWLKAIEAAVSRIRGFAPGALVVSLGFDAGAEDPVGTFKITGDGFAEAARRIAGLQVPTLLVQEGGYLSPALGGYLQSFLTAFEGRAS
- a CDS encoding MFS transporter; translated protein: MTADVQASRVDQHGKARTLLGGAFGHFIEWYDWSIYGFLAGIFAAQMFPAHDPAVSLIASFSAFAIGFLGRPIGAFVLSPLSDKYGRRTLLAATIIMAGIGSLLIAICPTYAQIGIAAPIVIVCARLLQGFSAGGEYQIAITFLNEHASTRNRALAASPQQLSIGVAVLVATGVASLTTRYFPPDMLTSWGWRVPFLIGAALSVFGLYLRAGLSETPSFEKVKDKQKLSAAAILASIAEFPKEVFIVFVVQMNGLQYYLWMIFLPTYANIVGGLDKASGFAGSVLASVAYCIGVPLFAYISDRIGRKPFLIGAALCFLLFTYPLLSMLAVPQLGFGTFVFVAVVGAIFISMNNAVLGTVFAELFPTRVRTSGIGIPYAVCAAIFGGTAPMVATWLQQLGGPLYISLYVMAVCLITLVTHLVLTPETRGRSLD
- a CDS encoding TetR/AcrR family transcriptional regulator produces the protein MRAARKQADRSAETQRALIESATVLLQSIGYAGTTTALIARHAGLTTGALHHHYSSKDDLMLGVLDRASERVARGLDMIVHAGGETVNVHDLIRHLWEIYGDPEYWAIWEIIIGTRKDTEFHTKVIAHRQETMQRILYPWVAKNIISHPKMHEYGSLFEFMLIAIRGLSLERFLDKPPEYFEKNLLLLTEMVEWKLAAIRSTQQ
- a CDS encoding isocitrate lyase/PEP mutase family protein → MNAPGLVVAPGCHDALGARILEQAGFEAVYMTGNGLSAAMLGAPDLGLLTLTEMASRARAIAASISVPLIADADTGYGNLNNVARTIAEYEAAGVAALHLEDQVTPKKCGAMSGLSLVPAEEHAEKIRHAVKMRRNPDMLIIGRTDARLVLGLDEAIARGKAYAEAGADLVLIEMLQSEEEMRRAVRSIDAPMMFNSVDGRTPPLDAAAFEAIGFKLLAFPLSATLAYARLMQRFASDLNQNGSTATWADELMPIHDYEGVLGLSRYA
- a CDS encoding DUF1236 domain-containing protein, which encodes MRKIILAASIALLPVVAAAQGSGGTAGGAAGGSAGNGSGGTAGAASGTSGADSGRGGTGGSGASVGGQSDAGSGGSANGAPAGGITANLAPRFKTYVTEHEVPSYTYSEGLRVGAVLPETGITYGEVPAEFGTRGYRYTIVNDQPVIVEPRTRRVIQVIE
- a CDS encoding FAD-linked oxidase C-terminal domain-containing protein; the encoded protein is MLAQAQPIAAIALPAELTEGLKALLGRRFATSAADREHHGRGESYHAGLAPDAVCYAESTEEVAAIVRLCAAHRTPIVPFGAGTSLEGHVTAVRGGVCVDLSRMNTILSVRPEDLDATVQAGVTRQQLNSDLRDLGLFFPIDPGGESTIGGMAATRASGTNAVRYGTMRENVVSLTLVTAEGEIVRTARRARKSSAGYDLTRLLVGSEGTLAIITEVTVRLYGIPEAVSAATCSFPSVSRAVDLVVAVIQSGIPVARVELLDETTIRAVNNYSKLGLNEAPTLFFEFHGSQAGVREQAETVEALAADFEGLGFVAAADADSRTRLWKARHDTHYAVQALRPNAKLWSTDVCVPISALAPCIAETQADIAGASFPISMVGHVGDGNFHLGLVIDPSDPRELAEAAAINDRLVRRALALDGTCTGEHGVGTGKIKFMRLEHGPAVDMMRKVKRALDPLNILNPGKVLPED
- a CDS encoding TRAP transporter large permease subunit translates to MDAVALAGSAHETRPAQDRFAARVLFFIEHLGGAILAIDVAVVFLSVVFRYFLHAPFDWAEEVAAGLMTTMVFIGAASVLARSQHIGIEVLVLMLPPPGRAIAAAAAAWITLLVSATLLVSSFQLFEDTASQLTPTGLPQWIFLLPVLFGGLVMAAFALVNVLKVPTGPRWTALVPLLALCILIAGWNMLLSQFSLAPIHLLAIASVGGLLIGVPIAFALAFGAMAYFLADPSLPMLIWAQQVASGANHFVLLAIPFFVLAGLTMESNGMSARLIELLLRMMGRLKGGMNLIVIIATALFSGVSGSKLADIAAVGGVIMPAVRKTGQDENETAGLLACTAVMAETIPPCVNLIIFAFVSNISIGGLFMAGLVPAGLMAAALAVVAVIYGTRVDVEKVFVGGTKRPMLPLILGAGVTLAMILMIGRGVTAGIATSTEISAFAVVYAFLIGGLAFRELSWRLVVQLFVRSAAMTGSILFIVAAASSLSYAITIERIPDQISTLMIGIGHAVGPIGFILVSVVVMAFFGMILEGAPALILFGPLLTPIAIKLGINPLQFGTIMVVAMGLGFFAPPIGVGLFATAAMTGTKVENVTRPMMKYIAVLIVALFALVIFPVFSLWLPRYLGMTG